The genomic region ATTCATGGTCTTCAAATTATGCGTCCTTAAAACCCAATCAAGCCGATCCCTCTTCAACACCAAACGCCGCAACGCCAACTGAGCAGGACCCATAATCGGCAAACCGACAAATAAATATCCGCCCGGAGCCACTAACTCCCAATGCCGCTGCATACACTCCTGCGGATCATCAAAGTGCTCAACAAAACCCAACGACATCACCACGTCAAACTGTTCATCAGAGACCCAGGAAAAAAAATCTTCATGGATAATCTGCAAGTCCGGAATCCCGTATCCCGCAAATCGCTCCGGAAGCTGATAGACTCCGTCATGAAAATCCAACGCAACAGGATGATAACCGTGACTGCAAGCCAATGACGCCAGATGCACGCCTGGACATGCACCGATCTCCAGCACACGCCACTGATTATTTTTCGGCAACCACTGATCAAACCATGGCTGAAAAGAAGATTCAGGTGAAGTCGTATCTTGATTCACTATATAGGAATCCCAGTCATGCTGACTTGTTCTGGCCTGACTTTCACACATGTTAATCCACCACAACTTCTGTTGTTGGATATAATACCGAATCATCCGTTAAGACAGAATCACACTCACTGCTCAACACATGAAAACGCCCCGCCGCATTCCACAGTACATCGTATCCTCCGGCATAAACACTTCGCTTCAAGCCGACATTCACCAATATTTCCTGCGGAGCCCAGGCAAGCCGTTTGAGCCGATGCGTAATACACCACTGGGTCTTTTTCTCTTCTGTGATCTGATAACTCTTCTCTCCGAGCAATGCAAACAGCTTCACGCCACCTAATTTATAAAAAGCAACATCAACATACGGACAAACAATAGGTTTCGAAGCTTCGATGCGTACAGAAATGGTCATCGGTTCGCAAGACTTCACACTGCGCACACTTTCGGAAATCTCATCATTGATGAACAAAGTAACTCCTGATACAGCACTGTCCGAGCTTATGGTAATCGCATCATCCCGACTCTTTTGAAGCATGTCATAGTAATATTCGATCATCTGCGGAGTTGGGCCCTCATTAACAACCGTCCCCTTACGCATCACCAGCGTTCTTGTACATAATGAACTGATGGAGGACATGTTGTGAGATACAAATATAATCGCCCGCCCGGATTGACGGACCCCTTCCATTTTTTCCATGCATTTTGCCTGAAAAGCCAAATCGCCCACAGCCAGAACTTCGTCCACAATTAATATATCCGGCTCAAGATTTGCCGCTACAGCAAATGCCAACCGCGTATACATGCCACTGGAATAACGCTTAACAGGCGTGTCGATAAATCTGTCAATTTCCGCAAAATCAATAATCTCATCCAGCTTCTTCTGAATATCACGACGGCTCATCCCGTGAATGGCCGCATTCATAAATATATTCTCTTTCCCTGTCAATTCCGGATGAAACCCTGTCCCGACTTCTAGTAATGAATTAATCCGTCCTTTCATGCGCAATCGACCTTCGGTTGGATCGGTAATGCGAGAAAGAAGTTTGAGCAATGTGGATTTCCCCGCACCGTTCCTGCCAATAATCCCTAGAACATCACCCTGCTTCAACTCAAAAGAAACATTCCGCAGCGCCCACAAAACAGTTTCATCATCAACATGATCTTCACGCAGATGTCGCATATGAGTGAACAAATAGCGAAACTGCTCCTGTATCCCTGCATAAATGGACGCTTTACGATGACGGGCTTCAATGGCCCCAATATGGTACCGCTTCCCGAGATTCTCCGCCGACACTACAATATCGCTCATATTTTCACCCTACGCAATATCCACAATATTCTTCTCTGCCCGGCGAAAATAATATGCCCCGCCTATCAAGAATGGAACCATCATGAGGACACATAACCACAAACGTAAACCGGGTGATTCGCCAACCCCCAGAATGGCCCACCGGAATGCATCGATAATATTTGCCATTGGATTCATATAATACAACGTATGCCATTTTTGCGGAATTAATGCAGAAGCATAAACCACAGGCGTTGCATACATCCAAAGGCGCATCCCGTAACCTAAAATTGTTCCCACATCGTGAAAATGAACAATCCATGGCGCAAACCACAAACCTACAGATAAACCCACGATCATCATCATGACCAGCAAAACAGGGACATATAAAATATTCCATGTTGGATAATACCCGTAGAACACGGCCATACCGAATAGAATAACCATAGATACAATAAGATCAACAAGGCCTGTCAACACCCCGACTAACGGCATAGCTAAACGGGGAAAATAGACTTTTGAAATCAGGTGGCGATTATTGATCAAACTTCCGGATCCGGCACTCACACAGCATCCAAAGTAATTCCATGGCAGCAATGCAGAATAATTAAACAAGGGATAGGGAATATCATCTGATGGAAGCTTCGCGACATAACCGAATACAATAGTAAAAAGCACCATATTTATTATCGGATCAAATAACATCCAGAAATGGCCAAACGCTGTCTGACGATACCTCCCTTTTATTTCACGCCCAATCATGAAAATGATTAAATCTCGAAATTCCCACAATTCGCGCAAATTGAGTGGAACAATTCGATTTACCGGTGTGATTTCTAAATCGAAATCCTGATCGTCCATATTCTTGAATCCCCGCTGGGTTGATCTAAAAGCGATTTATATGGCATCAAATTCGCATGAAGGTCAAGATGAAATACCCATTGAGGAAACGGCGGCGTGCCCCACCCCATGTCTTGTGCTTCCATTCATTTTATACAACATCCCTATCGTTGATAGCAACGTTCCTATCCGATGTATGCAAATTCCCTATCGTTGTATGCAACTGCCCTATCGTTGATAGCAACTTTCCTATCGTTGATAGCACCGTCCCTATCCGATGTATGCAAATTCCCTATCGTTGATAGCACCGTCCCTATCCGATGTATGCAACTTCCCTATCGCTGAATGCAACTTTCCTATCGTTGTATGCAAATTCCCTATCGCTGATAGCAACTTTCCTATCCGTTGTATGCA from Spartobacteria bacterium harbors:
- a CDS encoding class I SAM-dependent methyltransferase; its protein translation is MIRYYIQQQKLWWINMCESQARTSQHDWDSYIVNQDTTSPESSFQPWFDQWLPKNNQWRVLEIGACPGVHLASLACSHGYHPVALDFHDGVYQLPERFAGYGIPDLQIIHEDFFSWVSDEQFDVVMSLGFVEHFDDPQECMQRHWELVAPGGYLFVGLPIMGPAQLALRRLVLKRDRLDWVLRTHNLKTMNMKKMRAMISPLNSGDEILMSDYIFEMQTWFGKSDPDVRPGRNWVLSVWNTLSRIPAYLKCSSQLFSPYGLLIVRKDLHAEKGNT
- a CDS encoding ABC transporter permease, producing the protein MDDQDFDLEITPVNRIVPLNLRELWEFRDLIIFMIGREIKGRYRQTAFGHFWMLFDPIINMVLFTIVFGYVAKLPSDDIPYPLFNYSALLPWNYFGCCVSAGSGSLINNRHLISKVYFPRLAMPLVGVLTGLVDLIVSMVILFGMAVFYGYYPTWNILYVPVLLVMMMIVGLSVGLWFAPWIVHFHDVGTILGYGMRLWMYATPVVYASALIPQKWHTLYYMNPMANIIDAFRWAILGVGESPGLRLWLCVLMMVPFLIGGAYYFRRAEKNIVDIA
- a CDS encoding ABC transporter ATP-binding protein, translated to MSDIVVSAENLGKRYHIGAIEARHRKASIYAGIQEQFRYLFTHMRHLREDHVDDETVLWALRNVSFELKQGDVLGIIGRNGAGKSTLLKLLSRITDPTEGRLRMKGRINSLLEVGTGFHPELTGKENIFMNAAIHGMSRRDIQKKLDEIIDFAEIDRFIDTPVKRYSSGMYTRLAFAVAANLEPDILIVDEVLAVGDLAFQAKCMEKMEGVRQSGRAIIFVSHNMSSISSLCTRTLVMRKGTVVNEGPTPQMIEYYYDMLQKSRDDAITISSDSAVSGVTLFINDEISESVRSVKSCEPMTISVRIEASKPIVCPYVDVAFYKLGGVKLFALLGEKSYQITEEKKTQWCITHRLKRLAWAPQEILVNVGLKRSVYAGGYDVLWNAAGRFHVLSSECDSVLTDDSVLYPTTEVVVD